The genomic window ACATAGCCGCAAAGTCGCCAATGCGCTGGTGAGCTCTTACCTCGCCTTTCCATCCTTACCAGGCAGCTAAAGCTGCACTCATCAGAAAATCTGATTCTGGCGGTATATCTCTGTTGCACTTTCCTTAGAGTCGCCTCCACTGGGTATTACCCAGCACCCTGCCCTATGGAGCTCGGACTTTCCTCTCCTGCAGTAACCTGCAGCAGCGACCATCTGGCTTACTCGCAAGATTTATCTTATCACATAAACTTATAAAAATCAAATTTATTTTTCTGGTAAATATATCATTCTTCCACAGTTATCACAATAAATTATTTCTTGACCTTCATTTAATTTTGTTGTTGTCATCATAGGTAACTTTATCTTACATCCCATACATACATTATTTTCAACAGGTACTATAGGGTTATTTTTCTGTCTTTTTAAAGAATTATATATGTTTAATGCTCCATCAGGAATTTCTTTTTCTAAAGATTCAACTATCTGTTTGCCCTCTTTAATTTTCGCCCTAGATTCAGCTAACCTATTTGAAGCCTCACTCTTATAATCATCAAAATGACTCTTTAAATTAACAAGCTCTATTTTTAGCTCATCTTTCTCTTTACTTAAAATATCTTCCTGTTCCATAAGACTAAAATATTCATTTTCCTTATTATTTATTGCTTCTTTATAGTTAAGAATCTCTTTTTCACATTTGCTTATTAATTTTAAATCACTACCACACTCTTTATATAACTTATCCTCTAACTTTAATAGTTCTTCTTTTTGTACTTCTATTTCATTGCTTAACTCTATAGATCTATTCTTAGCTTTTTCAAGTTCATTCTTCTTTTCTATATACCTCAATCTTAATTCTTGAAATTCTTTCTTTATTTTATTTAAAACAGATATATCTTTATTCCTTTTTATAACTTTATCTCCCTCGTTTATTTTATCATAACCTTTTTGCAATTCTACTAACTTTCTTATAACATCTTTCATACCAATTCCTCCTATAGTTGTAAAATAAAAAATAGAAATAAGCCTTGCATCTCATTTCTATTTTAGTTTGTATGGATCTCTAACCCTATTAGAAATAATAATAGGATTATTAAAGCCCATATTTTTTATTCTATTTTCTAATTCCATAGCAACAAACTTCATACATGGCCATTCTGTTCCAAAATGACCGGCATCTATTAAAGCCATACCTTCTTCGCTATAATCACTAACATAATGATAACTTGTATCACCAGTAATTATGCAATCAACATTCGCTTTTTTAGCCTTATCAAAATAATCTTGACCACTTCCATTTATTATAGCTACCTTTTTTATAACTTTAGCTTCTGCACCAGAATATCTAACATAGGGCAGACTTAAATCTTCCTTTATTTTAAGGCATAGTTCTTCTAAAGTTAAATGTTTCTCTAACTCTACAATTCTACCTATACCACTTATACCATCATTACTTTCTCTATTAGGTGCAAGTTCTATAGTTTTAACATTTTTAAATCCTAATATTTTAACTAATATATCATTTATTCCATCTTTAACAGAGTCTAAATTTGTATGACTTGAATAAAGATTAATATTATTTTTAATCAGCTGGATTATCTTTTTTCCAAGAAGAGTTTCTGTTGTTATAGAAGAAGGCTTTCTGAATAATAATGGATGATGTGTTAAAATAAGGCTACACTTTTTATCTTGAGCCTCTTCTATCACATCTAAAGTACAGTCTAAGGCGACCAAAATAGATGTTACTTCTTCATCCTTATCCCCTACCATAAGACCAACATTATCATAACTTTCTTTAAGATTTACTGGTGCTATATCTTCCATAACTTTTACAACATCTCTAACTTTTAAAGGCATTTTAAAAATTCCTCCAACTTAGTTATTTTATATTCTATTTCAGCTTTTCTCTTTTTAACTGGCTCTGTTTCTTCTTTTAAATACTTTAATATATTTTTATATTTATCTAATTTAAATTCAATATATTGTTTTATAAGAGGATGTTTTTTATCTATTAATTTCTTGCTTACCTCATAATATATACCCTCTACCTCTAAAGGTCTGTTATCATATCTTATTTTTATAATTTCATAGTATTTTCCTTCATCAAAACATAATTCCTCATCAATTATATCATAACCAGCTTCATAAATATACTGTCTTAATACTTCTGGGTTTTGAACAGGTTGAAGAATTAAAAATTTAAAACTTTCAAATACATTTTTACTTTCTTCTATTATATCTCTAATAAGATTTCCACCCATTCCAGCAATTATTGCACCTTCTGCTTCAAAAGGCTTTACAGTTGTTAGTCCTCCCCCTAATCTACAGGAGATCTCACAAGAAAGCCCTTCTCTTTTTACATTGTGTCTAGCCTTTTCTACAGGGCCTTTATTTATATCAGATGCAATAGCTTTATTGCATATTCCCTTTTTTATTAAATGTATGGGTAAATAAGCATGATCAGTTCCTATATCACATATAACTTCACATTTATCTACCATACTTCCAATTGTTTTTAGTCTATCACTTATGTTCATATAATTTCTCCTATAAATAATCAATTAATGTTTTAATCTGCATTAAAAAGAAAGCTAATGATGTTATAAGAGAGAAATATATATACCTATAAGCTGTTCTCTTATCATATCTCACATGAAAATGAGCCGCATAATACATACAGAACAAAATACCCATATTTAATGCGCCATATGTCATTTGTTTAAAGGCAAACTGCTTACCTGTACCCATCTTTACCGCTTGAAATTTAGAATTAAAACTTATAGGCATTTCTGCCGGAAACATCTGCTTTAAATATAATATTAGAGGCATTATTATAGATGCTACTATTATGGCACTAACTAATATAAAAGGTATCATAAACCTTTTCTGCTTATGGAGATTTATATCTCTATTAGGCTTATGCTCCCAATCCAAATATTCAATATTTTTTTTCTCTAAAGTTTTTTTCAGTTCCTCAATATTTTCTGGTGAAATAGCATAATTTATTTCTTCAGTTCTTAAATATATTACCTCTTTACTATTGGTAACAAACATTCTAGTAGTACCTATTTTATCTATTACAACTCTTCCAAGTGCAAAACTATTTTTACCTACCCCTGATAATTTAACGCCTTTAATTAATCCCTTTGAAGTTTTATAACCTTGCAAAGTCTCAAAAGGAATACTCAGATTTTTCAATCCCCAAATTCCTTTAATATGTATAGAATCTTCATCGATTATATATGTTACTGTTAATGTTAAAAGAAAATAGTATAATTCATATATATTAAATATACCTAAAAATATTTTTATCAAAGACATTATTGTATATGTATCTATCAATTTCATCAATACAAAAGTAACTATGTTTACCAACACTATATAAGAAAATATAATTAAAGGTCCTGTACCTTTTTTATTCTTATATATCTGCATCCCATCACCCTCTTTAAAGTTATTATATCATAAAAAAAGAGCAAAGTTAAACTTTACTCTTCTTTTTACGATAATATAACTTTAGCTTAATCTAAGTAATCCTTAAGTTTCTTGCTTCTGCTTGGATGTCTTAACTTTCTTAAAGCTTTTGCTTCTATTTGTCTTATTCTTTCTCTAGTTACATTAAACTCTTTTCCAACTTCCTCTAGAGTTCTTGCTCTACCATCATCTAAACCAAATCTAAGTCTTAACACTTTCTCTTCTCTTGGTGTTAATGTATCTAAAACATTTATTAATTGTTCCTTCAACATTGTGAAAGCAGCTGCTTCTGCTGGTGCAGGTGCTTCATCATCTGGAATAAAATCCCCTAAGTGACTATCTTCTTCTTCACCAATAGGAGTTTCTAAAGATACTGGCTCTTGAGCTATCTTCATTATTTCTCTTACTTTGTCTACAGGCATTTCCATAATTTTTGCTATTTCTTCTGGTTGAGGTTCTCGACCTAGCTCTTGTAAAAGTTGTCTTGAAACTCTAATAAGTTTGTTTATTGTTTCAACCATATGAACAGGTATTCTTATAGTTCTAGCTTGGTCTGCTATAGCTCTAGTTATTGCCTGCCTTATCCACCATGTAGCATAAGTACTAAACTTATATCCTTTTCTATAATCAAACTTTTCTACAGCTTTTATAAGTCCTAAATTACCTTCTTGAATAAGATCAAGGAAAAGCATTCCTCTTCCTACATATCTTTTAGCAATGCTTACAACCAATCTAAGGTTGGCTTCTGCTAATTTCTTTTTAGCAGTCATACTTCCTTCTTCTATCTTTTGAGCTAATTCAATTTCTTCTTCTGGAGATAAAAGAGGCACTTTACCTATTTCTTTTAGATACATTCTTACAGGGTCATCTATTGATATACCTTCTGGTACGCTTAAGTCAATTTCTTCTTCCTCTTCCTCGATCTCTTTCATATCACCTATTACTTCTATATCCATAGATTCAAGTACATTATATACTTTTTCTATTTGTTCAGGGGTTAACTCCACATTTTCTAATTCATCCATTATTTCTTGATATGTTAAACTTCCATTTTTCTTGCCTTTATCAATAAGAGTCTTTATTATTTTCATTTTTTCATTTTGATCTTTTACATTGTTTTTGCTAGCTGTTTTCTTGCTGTTCTTCTCTGCCATTTCATTACCTCCTTTCGTTATTTGTAATCTTCATTATATCCTCTTCAATTTTTTGGAATTGTTTTACAAGTTGTAAAGACTCCTCAAAAAGGCCTTTTTCTTCACATAGTTTTATTTTGTTCATAACTTCTTTTTTCGACTCCTCTAGCTTATATTTTTTAATTTCTCTCATATAATCATCTATTAATTCTCTATAATTATCGCTATCTACAATACTGCTTTGTACAATCTTAGTCCATTCCTTAGAGCTTTCAATATCATCACATCTAGCTTCTATATATATTTCATCATTTTCAATTTCATTATTTTTAGTTTCAATAATTAAATTAAATATTTTTTTGTGACTATCTAAAATTAATTCTTCTTCCTCAATATTTTCCTTTACATATCTATAACCATCAATGCTTTGAAGCATAGTTTTCAGTAAATTTCTTTCTGCCTTTATAAAACCAGGCTCTAAATATAATTTTTGTCTAAAAGCGCTCTCACTATACATGTTTTGTGAATTTTTTACATTTCTTTGATTTTTATTAGATAAAGAGTCATAAATTGCTTGTTCATTAACTCCTGTTTCTTCTGATACCTTCTTTATATAAACATCCATAGTGATAGGATCTAGTTCAGAAACTATATTACACACTTTTTTTATATAAGATGCTAACATTTCTCCATTTTTTAAATTTAAACCTTCTTTTGCACGTTCTATTCTATAATCAATAAACGGCATCGCCTTATCTATAAGTTGAAGGAAGGCATTCTTACCATTATTTTTAATAAACTCATCTGGGTCTTTTCCTTGAGGAACGGAAAGCACTTTTAAATCAAAGCCCTCTTTTCTCAATATATCTAACCCTCTTATAGTTGCATTTTTTCCTGCACTATCTGAATCATAAGATATTATTATTCTGTCTGCATATCTTTTTAATAATTTAGCTTGCTTAGTCGTAAGTGCCGTACCTAATGAAGCCACAACATTAGTTATCCCATATTGATGTAAAGATATACAATCCATATATCCTTCTACAATAATTAATGTCCTGTCTTTTAGTTCCCTAGCAGCAAAATTTAACCCATAGAGATTTGTTCCTTTTTTAAAAACTTCTGTTTCAGGAGAATTTAAATATTTCGGCTTTGAATCATCTAGAACTCTTCCTCCAAAACCTATTACTCTCCCTTTATAATCAAAAACAGGAAACATAACTCTTTCTCTAAATCTGTCATAATAAGAATTATTTTTCCCTTTAGTTATTAATCCTGCATTTAATAGATCTAGTTCGGAATATCCTTTCTTTTTTAAATAATTGGTTATATTACTCCAACCCTTAGGTGCATATCCCAATCCAAATCTTCTTATTGTGCTGTTTTTTATACCTCTGCCTATAAAATACTCAATAACTTTTTTATCATTTTGAAGACAACTAAAATAGTATCTAGCCGCATCTACATTAACTTTGTATATTTTTTTATGCTTATTATTTTCTATTTTTGTCTTATCTCCAAAATCAACATCTACATTAGCTCTCTCTGCAAGATATTTTAAAGTTTCTACAAAAGATATATTTTTTGTTTTCATAATGAATGTAATTACATTTCCTGCCTCACCACATCCAAAGCACTTGTATATCTGTTTATCAGGAGAGACACTAAAAGATGGTGTTTTTTCATGATGAAAGGGACAAAGGCCTGTAAAATTTCTTCCTGCTCTTTTAAGCTGAACACTTTCAGATATAATATCCACTATATCATTTTGTTCTTTAATTTTTTGAATTACCTCTTCACTTATCAATGAAGCATTACCACCCACTTATTAATTTTTTGCTAACCTTATACGTATTCGACAAAAAAGTCTTTTCTCCTTCTATCTTTTTTAAAATTTTACTTACTATATAATATATATTCTTTATAAAATACAAATTTCCTTCATTTTTTTTTATTTTATATATACATATATTTTTCCATATCTTTGAAAAAATATTCAATGATTTAACCTATTCCAAATTTATCACATATTTCACTAGTTAGTATTTCTATACAATAATATAAAATTCCTTTTTACAACTTTACAACTAAAATGTATATTCTAATATATTTTTTAATATGCTTATATTGAGATCTTATTTAAGGAGGACCATTATGCCTAATGCGGCTAAATCATATAATTTAAATTTGCTTTCAGAAGAAAATGTAAAAAGGTGTGTTCTTCCTCATTATAATTTGGAAGACGCTAAAATTGAATCCATAAAATTTAAAGATACTGATAAACAAAGAGCCGTTTATAAAATAGAACATAGTAATAAAACATACTGCCTAAAAAAAGTATACTTTGGAAAAGAAGATCTATTATTTGTATACTCAGCTATAGAGTGGTTGTATAGGCATGGCTTAAATGTACCTAGAATTTTACCTAGCAAATATAATGGACGCTTTGTTGAATATGAAAGAATGCTATTTATTTTAACACCTTGGATTGAAGGAGAAAAATGTAATTATGATTTAAATTTACATTTAAATAAAACTTGTTCAACTCTAGCAACATTTCATAATCAATGTAATAATTTTATTCCTATACATGGAAGTTCTTCTAGGAAAGGCTGTAACAACCTATACGAATCTATAAATAAGCACTTTCAACAACTGCTTATACACTCAAATATGGCTTTTAAATATAAAGATAACTTTTCAAAAATATACTTAAAAAATTTTAATAAAGCTATTTATCTTGCTAAAAAATCTGTAGAAGCATTAAGTAAAGTAAACCCTGCTAATTTAACGGTATCTCTGTGCCACATGGATTATGTAAATAAAAATCTAATTTTCGACTTTAACTCAAACATATGGATTATAGATTTTGATAAATGCAGAATGGATTATGTAGCTTATGATTTATCATATTTCTTTAGACGTCTTCTAAAAAGAGAAAAAACCAATTGGGATATAAATACCGCTATTTTCTGCCTTAAATCTTACGAGAAGATACGTCCACTCAATATGGATGAATATAATTACTTATTAGGTTATCTAACCTTTCCTCAAAAATATTGGAAAATTTCTAAAGACTATTATCGCAATATAAGAAAATGTAACAAAAAAGCCTTTAGAGATATCTTACTTAGCTCTTGCAAATCTTTCGATGCTCAAATAAAATTTAATCATGACTTTAATAGCTATATAAATAAAAACGTCTCAACTAATTAGTTGAGACGTTTTTTATATTATTTTCTTGGATTATTAAGCTGTGCTTGAGCCGCAGCAAGTCTTGCTAATGGCACTCTAAATGGTGAGCATGAAACATAATCAAGTCCTGTGTTGTGGAAGAATTCTACAGAAGAAGGATCTCCTCCATGTTCTCCACAAATTCCAACTTTAAGATCTTTTCTAGTATTTCTTCCTAATGTAGTAGCCATCTCAACAAGTTTACCTACACCATTTTGATCTAACCTTTGGAATGGATCAAATTCATAAACACTTTTTTCATAGTAATCATTTAGGAATTTTCCTGCGTCATCTCTTGAAAAACCAAATGTCATTTGTGTTAAGTCATTAGTTCCAAAAGAGAAGAAGTCAGCTTCCTCAGCTATTTCGTTTGCTGTTAAAGCAGCCCTTGGAATCTCTATCATTGTACCAACTTTATAGTCCATTTGAATTCCTTCATTTGCTATTATCTCATCTGCTGTTTTAACTACAGTATTCTTTACATATTTTAATTCTTTTCTTTCACCGATCAATGGAATCATTATTTCTGGAACTATATCATATCCTTTTTCTTTTTTAACACTTATAGCAGCCTCTATAATCGCTCTAGTCTGCATTTCAGCAATTTCTGGATATGATACTGTTAAACGGCATCCTCTATGACCCATCATAGGGTTAAACTCATGTAAACTTTGAATAGTAGAATTTAGTTCTTCATAGCTTATTCCCATTTCTTCTGAAAGTTCCTTTATATCTTCTTCTTCAGTTGGTAAGAATTCATGTAGTGGTGGATCTAGGAACCTTATTGTAACAGGTCTACCTTCCATAGCCTTATATATTCCAATAAAATCTTCTCTTTGCATTGGAAGCAATTTCTCTAATGCTTTTCTTCTTTGCTCTTCATTTTCTGAAACTATCATTTCTCTAACTGCTGGTATTCTATCTTCATTAAAGAACATATGCTCTGTTCTGCATAGTCCTATTCCTTCCGCTCCAAATCTAACAGCTTGCTCAGCATCTCTTGGAGTATCTGCATTAGTTCTTACTTTTAATTTTCTTGTCTCATCAGCCCATGCCATAAAAATTCCAAAATATCCTGTTATCTCAGGAGCCACTGTTTTTATCGCAAAGCCATATACATTTCCAGTACTTCCATCAAGAGATATGTAATCTCCTTCTTGATATGACTCTCCATTTACTGTGAATTTTCTTTGTTCTTCATTTACTTTTATATATCCACATCCTGCTACACAGCATGTTCCCATTCCTCTTGCTACAACTGCAGCATGAGAAGTCATACCCCCTCTTACTGTAAGTATACCTTCTGCAGCAACCATTCCTTCAATATCCTCTGGTGAAGTTTCTAGTCTAACTAATATTACTTTTTCACCTTTTTCATGATGAGATTTTGCTTCTTGAGCTGTAAAATAAATTCTACCACACGCTGCTCCAGGTGATGCAGGTAATCCTTTTGCAATAGGTGTTGCTTTCTTTAATTCATCCTCATCAAATGCAGGATGAAGTAATGAATCCAATTGTTTAGGCTCAACTTTTAATAAAGCTTCCTGTTTAGTCAAAACACCTTCTTCAACTAAATCTACTGCAATTTTCAATGCAGCTGGAGCTGTCCTTTTTCCATTTCTTGTTTGTAAGAAATATAGTTTACCTTGTTCTATTGTAAATTCCATATCTTGCATATCTTTATAATGTAATTCTAACCTTTTAGCTATACTCATAAATTCTTCAAAACACTGTGGTAATTCTTCTTTTAGTTTTGATATAGGTTGTGGTGTTCTAATACCAGCAACTACATCTTCCCCTTGAGCATTTATTAAATATTCTCCGAATATTTCGTTTTGTCCATTAGCTGGATTTCTAGTAAATGCAACACCTGTTCCTGAAGTATTTCCCATATTACCAAATACCATTGACTGAACATTTACTGCTGTTCCCCAACTTGATGATATATCATTTAACCTTCTATAAACTATAGCTCTTGGGTTATTCCATGATCTAAATACAGCTTTTACAGATTCCATTAACTGCTCTTTTGGATCCTGAGGAAAGCTCTTTCCCATTTCCTTAACATATATTTCTTTATATCTTTCAACAACTTCTTTTAAATCATCCGTAGTCAAATCTGTATCGTATTCATAATTTTTTTCATCTTTAATGTCATCTAAAATGTTTTCAAATTTTCTTTTATCAAGTCCCATAGCTACATCCGAGAACATTTGAATGAATCTTCTATAAGAATCATATGCAAATCTTTCATTTTGAGTAAGTTCTGCAATTCCTTTTACTGATTCATCATTTAATCCTAAGTTTAGTATAGTGTCCATCATACCAGGCATAGAAACTCTTGCACCTGATCTTACTGAAACAAGAAGAGGATTTTGCTTGTCTCCAAATTTTTTACCTGTGATTTCTTCTGTTTTTTTCAAAGCATTGTTGATTTGTTGAATAATTTCATCAACAATAGTTTCACCATCTTCATAATATTTAGTGCAGGCTTCTGTAGTTATAGTAAACCCTTGTGGAACAGGTATTCCTATATTTGTCATTTCAGCTAAATTTGCTCCCTTTCCACCTAATAGGTTTCTCATACTAGCATTACCTTCACTAAATAGGTAAACATACTTTTTCTCCATACTAAACATCCCCTTTTAAAATTTGTCTATTATTAGTACTTATCGAGTTGCCTCGATTAAGTTAACTTAATCATTTTCAATCATTTTGACAAAAAGACGTGTTATGTTTGTTTTTGAAAGTTTACCTATTACCTTAATCTTTTCTTCATTTTTCTCGGAAGTCTTTTCAACAACTGGAAGGCTATCAACTTCTCTATCAATAATTTTTTTTGCTGCTGTATAAACTGAATCTTCTGGTTCTACATATACTATGTTAGGCATTCTTGTCATAATAATCCCTATAGGCACCTTGTTTATATCAGTTCCCCCTATAGCGGTTTTTAAGAAGTCCTTTCTTGATACAGCACCAACTAAACATCCTTTATTTTCGACAAAGATAGTTCCTACATCATTTAAAAATAAATTTACTATAGCATTATATACGGTTGTTTGCTCATCCACAGTAATAGGTTTTGACATCACATCTTTTATCTTGATTTTCTTTAGATAATCATTAAATAATCCTGATGTTGTCTTGTTAGCATAAATATACCCTACTTTGGGCCTAGCCTCTAATATTTCAGTCATTGTAAGAATAGCTAAATCTGGTCTTAAGGCAGCTCTTGAGAGTCCTATTTTGTTTGCTAGTTGTTCACTGGTAATTGGT from Clostridium sp. MB40-C1 includes these protein-coding regions:
- a CDS encoding zinc ribbon domain-containing protein — translated: MKDVIRKLVELQKGYDKINEGDKVIKRNKDISVLNKIKKEFQELRLRYIEKKNELEKAKNRSIELSNEIEVQKEELLKLEDKLYKECGSDLKLISKCEKEILNYKEAINNKENEYFSLMEQEDILSKEKDELKIELVNLKSHFDDYKSEASNRLAESRAKIKEGKQIVESLEKEIPDGALNIYNSLKRQKNNPIVPVENNVCMGCKIKLPMMTTTKLNEGQEIIYCDNCGRMIYLPEK
- a CDS encoding Nif3-like dinuclear metal center hexameric protein; this encodes MPLKVRDVVKVMEDIAPVNLKESYDNVGLMVGDKDEEVTSILVALDCTLDVIEEAQDKKCSLILTHHPLLFRKPSSITTETLLGKKIIQLIKNNINLYSSHTNLDSVKDGINDILVKILGFKNVKTIELAPNRESNDGISGIGRIVELEKHLTLEELCLKIKEDLSLPYVRYSGAEAKVIKKVAIINGSGQDYFDKAKKANVDCIITGDTSYHYVSDYSEEGMALIDAGHFGTEWPCMKFVAMELENRIKNMGFNNPIIISNRVRDPYKLK
- a CDS encoding class I SAM-dependent methyltransferase; translation: MNISDRLKTIGSMVDKCEVICDIGTDHAYLPIHLIKKGICNKAIASDINKGPVEKARHNVKREGLSCEISCRLGGGLTTVKPFEAEGAIIAGMGGNLIRDIIEESKNVFESFKFLILQPVQNPEVLRQYIYEAGYDIIDEELCFDEGKYYEIIKIRYDNRPLEVEGIYYEVSKKLIDKKHPLIKQYIEFKLDKYKNILKYLKEETEPVKKRKAEIEYKITKLEEFLKCL
- a CDS encoding PH domain-containing protein; this encodes MQIYKNKKGTGPLIIFSYIVLVNIVTFVLMKLIDTYTIMSLIKIFLGIFNIYELYYFLLTLTVTYIIDEDSIHIKGIWGLKNLSIPFETLQGYKTSKGLIKGVKLSGVGKNSFALGRVVIDKIGTTRMFVTNSKEVIYLRTEEINYAISPENIEELKKTLEKKNIEYLDWEHKPNRDINLHKQKRFMIPFILVSAIIVASIIMPLILYLKQMFPAEMPISFNSKFQAVKMGTGKQFAFKQMTYGALNMGILFCMYYAAHFHVRYDKRTAYRYIYFSLITSLAFFLMQIKTLIDYL
- the rpoD gene encoding RNA polymerase sigma factor RpoD produces the protein MAEKNSKKTASKNNVKDQNEKMKIIKTLIDKGKKNGSLTYQEIMDELENVELTPEQIEKVYNVLESMDIEVIGDMKEIEEEEEEIDLSVPEGISIDDPVRMYLKEIGKVPLLSPEEEIELAQKIEEGSMTAKKKLAEANLRLVVSIAKRYVGRGMLFLDLIQEGNLGLIKAVEKFDYRKGYKFSTYATWWIRQAITRAIADQARTIRIPVHMVETINKLIRVSRQLLQELGREPQPEEIAKIMEMPVDKVREIMKIAQEPVSLETPIGEEEDSHLGDFIPDDEAPAPAEAAAFTMLKEQLINVLDTLTPREEKVLRLRFGLDDGRARTLEEVGKEFNVTRERIRQIEAKALRKLRHPSRSKKLKDYLD
- the dnaG gene encoding DNA primase — encoded protein: MISEEVIQKIKEQNDIVDIISESVQLKRAGRNFTGLCPFHHEKTPSFSVSPDKQIYKCFGCGEAGNVITFIMKTKNISFVETLKYLAERANVDVDFGDKTKIENNKHKKIYKVNVDAARYYFSCLQNDKKVIEYFIGRGIKNSTIRRFGLGYAPKGWSNITNYLKKKGYSELDLLNAGLITKGKNNSYYDRFRERVMFPVFDYKGRVIGFGGRVLDDSKPKYLNSPETEVFKKGTNLYGLNFAARELKDRTLIIVEGYMDCISLHQYGITNVVASLGTALTTKQAKLLKRYADRIIISYDSDSAGKNATIRGLDILRKEGFDLKVLSVPQGKDPDEFIKNNGKNAFLQLIDKAMPFIDYRIERAKEGLNLKNGEMLASYIKKVCNIVSELDPITMDVYIKKVSEETGVNEQAIYDSLSNKNQRNVKNSQNMYSESAFRQKLYLEPGFIKAERNLLKTMLQSIDGYRYVKENIEEEELILDSHKKIFNLIIETKNNEIENDEIYIEARCDDIESSKEWTKIVQSSIVDSDNYRELIDDYMREIKKYKLEESKKEVMNKIKLCEEKGLFEESLQLVKQFQKIEEDIMKITNNERR
- a CDS encoding CotS family spore coat protein yields the protein MPNAAKSYNLNLLSEENVKRCVLPHYNLEDAKIESIKFKDTDKQRAVYKIEHSNKTYCLKKVYFGKEDLLFVYSAIEWLYRHGLNVPRILPSKYNGRFVEYERMLFILTPWIEGEKCNYDLNLHLNKTCSTLATFHNQCNNFIPIHGSSSRKGCNNLYESINKHFQQLLIHSNMAFKYKDNFSKIYLKNFNKAIYLAKKSVEALSKVNPANLTVSLCHMDYVNKNLIFDFNSNIWIIDFDKCRMDYVAYDLSYFFRRLLKREKTNWDINTAIFCLKSYEKIRPLNMDEYNYLLGYLTFPQKYWKISKDYYRNIRKCNKKAFRDILLSSCKSFDAQIKFNHDFNSYINKNVSTN
- the ppdK gene encoding pyruvate, phosphate dikinase, which codes for MEKKYVYLFSEGNASMRNLLGGKGANLAEMTNIGIPVPQGFTITTEACTKYYEDGETIVDEIIQQINNALKKTEEITGKKFGDKQNPLLVSVRSGARVSMPGMMDTILNLGLNDESVKGIAELTQNERFAYDSYRRFIQMFSDVAMGLDKRKFENILDDIKDEKNYEYDTDLTTDDLKEVVERYKEIYVKEMGKSFPQDPKEQLMESVKAVFRSWNNPRAIVYRRLNDISSSWGTAVNVQSMVFGNMGNTSGTGVAFTRNPANGQNEIFGEYLINAQGEDVVAGIRTPQPISKLKEELPQCFEEFMSIAKRLELHYKDMQDMEFTIEQGKLYFLQTRNGKRTAPAALKIAVDLVEEGVLTKQEALLKVEPKQLDSLLHPAFDEDELKKATPIAKGLPASPGAACGRIYFTAQEAKSHHEKGEKVILVRLETSPEDIEGMVAAEGILTVRGGMTSHAAVVARGMGTCCVAGCGYIKVNEEQRKFTVNGESYQEGDYISLDGSTGNVYGFAIKTVAPEITGYFGIFMAWADETRKLKVRTNADTPRDAEQAVRFGAEGIGLCRTEHMFFNEDRIPAVREMIVSENEEQRRKALEKLLPMQREDFIGIYKAMEGRPVTIRFLDPPLHEFLPTEEEDIKELSEEMGISYEELNSTIQSLHEFNPMMGHRGCRLTVSYPEIAEMQTRAIIEAAISVKKEKGYDIVPEIMIPLIGERKELKYVKNTVVKTADEIIANEGIQMDYKVGTMIEIPRAALTANEIAEEADFFSFGTNDLTQMTFGFSRDDAGKFLNDYYEKSVYEFDPFQRLDQNGVGKLVEMATTLGRNTRKDLKVGICGEHGGDPSSVEFFHNTGLDYVSCSPFRVPLARLAAAQAQLNNPRK
- a CDS encoding helix-turn-helix transcriptional regulator, whose protein sequence is MGKINLSSRQKEIIELVKKNGPITSEQLANKIGLSRAALRPDLAILTMTEILEARPKVGYIYANKTTSGLFNDYLKKIKIKDVMSKPITVDEQTTVYNAIVNLFLNDVGTIFVENKGCLVGAVSRKDFLKTAIGGTDINKVPIGIIMTRMPNIVYVEPEDSVYTAAKKIIDREVDSLPVVEKTSEKNEEKIKVIGKLSKTNITRLFVKMIEND